In Candidatus Vesicomyosocius okutanii, one DNA window encodes the following:
- a CDS encoding rhodanese-like domain-containing protein: MFNSFSSNDACQLLANGAQLVDVRSSNEFAQGALPNAINLPLQSIMTADRIIDRNKAVILYCVTGIRSSTAKNYLIQMGYKNVNDLGSFKNYNCE; encoded by the coding sequence ATGTTTAATTCATTTTCAAGCAATGATGCTTGCCAACTATTAGCTAACGGCGCTCAATTAGTTGATGTCCGTTCCAGTAATGAATTCGCTCAAGGCGCACTGCCAAATGCAATCAACCTACCATTACAGTCTATTATGACTGCTGATAGAATCATTGACCGTAATAAGGCTGTTATTCTTTATTGTGTTACAGGTATACGTTCATCAACTGCTAAAAATTATTTAATACAAATGGGTTATAAAAATGTTAACGATTTAGGCTCATTTAAAAATTACAACTGCGAATAA
- the secF gene encoding protein translocase subunit SecF, with translation MSFKVLNIPTINFIGKRTYAIIFSVLLISVSIFSLTTKGLKLGIDFKGGTLIEVGYQQSVDLAEIRAILVNANFKRANVQYFGSTNEILIRLEPQLISNAKLSSKIIYLLGDDVDIRRVEFVGPKVGEELTNDGGLAMLYALIGILIYVLFRFEYRFSLGSIAALIHDVIIILGVFSLFQIEFDLTVLAAILAVIGYSLNDTIVVFDRIRENFLLTHHVESSRIINDALNQTLSRTITTSLTTLLVLLALFFLGGEIIHNFSLALLIGVVIGTYSSIYVASLMILELGITKENLFSSDKSKSRP, from the coding sequence ATGAGTTTTAAAGTATTAAATATTCCAACAATTAACTTTATAGGTAAGCGTACTTATGCCATTATATTTTCAGTGTTATTGATTTCAGTTAGTATTTTTTCATTAACTACAAAAGGACTTAAATTAGGCATTGATTTTAAAGGGGGTACTTTAATTGAAGTAGGATATCAACAAAGTGTTGATTTAGCTGAGATTAGAGCTATTTTGGTGAATGCAAATTTTAAAAGGGCTAATGTTCAATATTTTGGTTCAACCAATGAAATTTTAATTCGTTTAGAACCTCAATTAATTTCTAATGCTAAGCTAAGTTCAAAAATTATTTATTTATTGGGTGATGATGTTGATATTCGTCGGGTTGAATTTGTGGGTCCTAAGGTGGGTGAAGAGCTTACAAATGATGGTGGTCTAGCAATGTTATATGCCCTGATTGGTATTTTGATTTATGTGTTATTTCGTTTTGAATATCGTTTTTCATTGGGCTCAATTGCAGCTCTTATTCATGATGTTATCATCATTTTAGGTGTTTTTTCATTATTTCAAATCGAGTTTGATTTGACGGTACTGGCTGCTATATTAGCAGTTATTGGTTACTCTTTGAATGATACTATTGTGGTGTTTGATCGAATTCGTGAGAATTTCTTGTTAACACACCATGTTGAATCCTCTAGGATTATTAATGATGCACTTAACCAAACATTATCTAGAACAATAACGACCTCTTTGACTACTTTATTGGTATTATTGGCACTGTTCTTTTTAGGCGGTGAGATTATTCATAATTTTTCTTTAGCATTACTAATTGGTGTAGTAATTGGCACTTATTCTTCTATTTATGTTGCAAGTTTGATGATTCTTGAATTAGGTATTACAAAGGAAAATTTGTTTTCATCTGATAAATCAAAGTCTAGACCTTAA
- a CDS encoding rhodanese-like domain-containing protein, whose product MQIKLMDRYQKLVAQALSSVIEIFSWDLEEEIQRNKDLILLDIREQDEFDMMHIKNSIHVPRGILESACVWNYDNTVPKLVQAINQDIIVICHSGNRSALATLTMQQMGFNKVRSLKMGIKGWNDNDLEMVNSNHVIVDINKADAWLNRAISEDKLESRKNNAN is encoded by the coding sequence TTGCAAATAAAATTAATGGATAGATATCAAAAATTAGTAGCACAAGCATTATCATCAGTGATTGAGATATTTTCGTGGGACTTGGAAGAAGAGATTCAAAGAAATAAAGATCTAATATTATTAGATATTCGTGAGCAAGATGAATTTGATATGATGCATATTAAAAATTCAATTCATGTTCCTAGAGGTATACTTGAGAGTGCATGTGTTTGGAATTATGATAATACTGTGCCAAAATTAGTACAAGCAATAAACCAAGATATTATTGTTATTTGTCATTCAGGTAATCGTAGTGCACTCGCAACTTTGACTATGCAACAAATGGGCTTTAATAAGGTTCGTTCATTAAAAATGGGTATTAAAGGTTGGAATGATAATGATCTTGAAATGGTGAATTCCAATCATGTAATTGTTGATATTAATAAAGCTGATGCTTGGCTTAATAGAGCGATTTCAGAAGATAAGTTAGAATCTCGCAAAAATAATGCTAATTAA
- the secD gene encoding protein translocase subunit SecD — translation MNHYSWHKNALIVFVLLLSILYALPNIFGSDLAIQVSSVDNALIVDQDLVKIKNVLKIQQIKFKSIELINQRILVRFKNKMQQLLAKDALNKALSRSYVVALNLAPSVPVWLASLGGKAMSLGLDLRGGVHFLLEVDMKAVISASMDTAYNELRVLLRKDRLYKSIKQKGNSIVIHFKRSELKDEASQLIKSELSDLVLLSNTDDLLLNIGISESVQKQAKKSALKQNITTLRNRVNELGVAEPIIQQQGLERIVVQLPGVQDTARAKEILGAVATLEFRLVDEKNDPQIAIQSGRLPIGSKLYYFKDGRPLLLKSHVITTGENITGATSGVHQENNTPMVNITLDSAGGRAMFNTTKKYLHHRMAVVFIENKVETIVKNGKTIKKRTTTRDIINAATIKGIFSSRFQVTGIDNIKEARNLALLLRAGSLSAPIEIIEERTIGPSLGSDNITKGVISILVGFILVLLFMAMRYQLFGMVANVALTLNLVMILSILSLLQATLTLPGIAGIVLTVGMAVDANVLIFERIKEEMVINRNLPKAISVGYDKALLTILDANITTLIAALILFSFGTGVIKGFAITLSIGIITSMFTAIIVSRAIINKIYSGKKLEEISI, via the coding sequence ATGAATCATTATTCATGGCATAAAAATGCATTGATTGTATTTGTTTTATTGCTTTCAATATTGTATGCATTACCAAATATATTTGGTTCTGATTTAGCTATTCAAGTATCAAGTGTAGATAATGCTTTAATTGTTGATCAGGATTTGGTTAAAATTAAAAATGTATTAAAGATTCAACAAATTAAGTTTAAATCTATTGAATTAATTAATCAAAGAATCTTAGTACGTTTTAAGAATAAGATGCAACAGCTTTTAGCTAAAGATGCTCTTAATAAGGCACTGAGCCGGAGTTACGTGGTGGCGTTAAATTTGGCACCTTCTGTACCAGTTTGGTTGGCAAGTCTTGGTGGTAAGGCTATGTCACTTGGCTTAGACCTGAGAGGTGGTGTTCATTTTTTATTAGAAGTTGATATGAAAGCGGTAATTTCAGCTTCAATGGATACAGCATACAATGAACTTCGTGTTTTATTACGTAAAGATAGGCTATATAAAAGCATAAAGCAAAAAGGTAATAGTATTGTTATTCATTTTAAGCGATCTGAATTAAAAGACGAGGCATCCCAGTTAATTAAATCAGAATTGAGTGATTTAGTTCTGCTGAGTAATACAGATGATTTATTACTAAATATTGGTATTAGTGAGAGTGTACAAAAACAAGCTAAGAAAAGTGCACTTAAACAAAATATTACAACGTTACGTAATCGAGTGAATGAGTTAGGTGTAGCAGAGCCAATTATTCAACAGCAAGGCCTGGAACGTATTGTAGTCCAACTACCAGGTGTACAAGATACGGCTAGAGCAAAAGAAATTTTAGGTGCGGTAGCAACTTTAGAATTTAGACTAGTTGATGAAAAAAATGACCCACAAATAGCTATTCAGTCAGGGCGTTTACCAATTGGCTCAAAACTTTATTATTTTAAAGATGGTCGTCCGCTTTTGCTAAAAAGTCATGTGATTACAACGGGTGAAAATATTACTGGTGCAACGTCTGGTGTTCACCAAGAAAATAACACGCCAATGGTTAATATCACACTTGATAGTGCTGGCGGTAGGGCAATGTTTAATACCACTAAAAAATACCTGCACCATCGTATGGCAGTTGTTTTTATTGAGAATAAAGTTGAAACAATTGTTAAAAATGGTAAAACCATTAAGAAGCGTACCACTACTAGAGATATTATTAATGCTGCTACAATTAAAGGTATATTTTCGTCACGGTTTCAGGTTACAGGTATTGATAATATCAAAGAGGCGCGTAATTTAGCGTTATTATTAAGGGCTGGTTCTCTTTCAGCGCCGATTGAAATTATTGAAGAGCGTACTATTGGTCCAAGTCTTGGTTCAGATAATATCACTAAAGGAGTTATATCAATATTAGTTGGATTTATTTTAGTGTTATTGTTTATGGCTATGCGTTATCAACTATTTGGTATGGTAGCAAATGTGGCTTTGACGCTTAATTTAGTGATGATTTTATCTATTTTGTCTTTATTACAAGCTACTCTTACACTGCCAGGTATTGCAGGTATTGTGTTAACAGTAGGTATGGCAGTTGATGCTAATGTGTTAATCTTTGAACGTATTAAAGAAGAGATGGTAATAAATAGAAATTTACCAAAAGCTATTTCAGTCGGTTATGATAAGGCGCTATTGACTATTTTAGATGCTAATATTACGACTTTGATTGCGGCATTGATTTTATTTAGTTTTGGTACTGGAGTAATTAAAGGTTTTGCGATTACTTTGTCAATTGGTATTATTACTTCAATGTTTACAGCTATTATTGTTTCACGTGCAATTATTAATAAGATATATAGTGGTAAGAAGTTAGAAGAGATTTCAATATGA
- a CDS encoding response regulator, which produces MKIYIIDDHALFRNGLIALLESKQISASAAASPKQGLIEIPSLSVDIILLDLRMPQMSGLEVLKILKTKNITIPIVMLTTSTQEYDLRSCLKHGAQGYLLKDMDPDELVDALDEVIKGSIVVAQDMRYILAKALRDELTDNEPSFGSLTSREKEVACQVSSGYSNKVIARELGISDGTVKLHVKSILKKLSLSSRVEVAVMVTQKGYCK; this is translated from the coding sequence ATGAAAATATACATTATTGATGATCATGCCTTGTTTCGTAATGGACTTATTGCTTTATTGGAATCTAAACAAATTAGTGCCAGTGCTGCTGCTTCGCCAAAGCAAGGTTTGATAGAAATCCCTTCTTTGTCAGTAGATATTATTCTGTTAGATTTACGTATGCCTCAAATGTCTGGACTTGAAGTGTTAAAAATACTCAAAACAAAGAATATTACCATACCAATTGTGATGTTAACTACTAGTACCCAAGAGTATGATTTACGTAGTTGTCTTAAACATGGCGCACAAGGTTATTTATTAAAAGACATGGATCCAGATGAACTAGTCGATGCTCTAGATGAAGTTATTAAAGGTTCAATTGTTGTTGCACAAGATATGAGATATATACTAGCAAAGGCTTTACGGGATGAATTAACCGACAATGAGCCTTCATTTGGCTCCTTAACTAGCCGAGAAAAAGAAGTTGCTTGCCAAGTATCTAGTGGTTATAGTAATAAAGTCATTGCCAGAGAACTGGGTATTTCTGATGGTACAGTTAAACTACATGTCAAGTCAATTCTTAAAAAATTATCACTAAGCTCACGCGTTGAAGTAGCAGTAATGGTGACACAAAAAGGTTATTGCAAATAA
- the yajC gene encoding preprotein translocase subunit YajC, whose translation MNLLDLIIVPVFAEGLVSESSILDSWSGLPFLLVMFALMYFLLIRPQQKRAKEHKTLLVALKTGDEVVTNGGIIGKVVSVDESFAILEIANGILVKVQKQGINQKMPKGSAKI comes from the coding sequence ATGAATTTATTAGATTTAATTATTGTACCAGTATTCGCAGAAGGTTTAGTATCAGAGAGTAGTATTCTAGATTCATGGAGTGGGTTACCATTTTTATTGGTTATGTTTGCGTTGATGTATTTTTTACTGATTAGGCCTCAGCAAAAACGTGCCAAGGAGCATAAAACATTATTAGTAGCATTAAAAACAGGTGATGAGGTTGTTACTAATGGCGGTATAATTGGTAAAGTTGTTTCTGTAGATGAGTCTTTTGCAATATTAGAAATTGCTAATGGTATTTTGGTTAAGGTACAAAAGCAAGGTATTAATCAAAAAATGCCAAAAGGGAGCGCTAAAATTTAA
- the serS gene encoding serine--tRNA ligase, with protein sequence MLSKKQLRLDMKAVANALKKRYFYFDVDHLIELESNRKKNQIETQNLQNLRNMQSKAIGKAKASGEDIKSLLKNVSDLSTKLNLAKSNLQLIQSEIDVIVLSMPNIPHHSVPNGKSEEDNIEVSKWGKLVNYDFDVKDHVDLGAMYGLDFETAVKISGARFSVMTGKIARLHRALTQFMLDRHSEVNGYTEAYVPYLVNTESLIGTGQLPKFEADLFKTYLHGEKGETKTLYLIPTGEVPVTNMMRDMIIKENDLPLKFVTHTPSFRSEAGSYGRYTRGLIRQHQFEKVELVQVVKAQDSYQALEVLTTHAEDILQALELPYRKISLCAGDLGFSATKTYDLEVWLPGQNVYCEISSCSCFEDFQARRLQLRYKNKETNKLELLHTLNGSGLAVGRTLVAVLENHQQADRSIKIPFVLQSYMGGLEVMN encoded by the coding sequence ATGTTAAGTAAAAAACAACTTAGATTAGACATGAAAGCTGTTGCTAATGCCTTAAAGAAGCGATATTTTTATTTTGATGTTGATCATTTAATTGAGTTAGAAAGTAATAGAAAAAAAAATCAAATTGAAACTCAGAATTTGCAAAATCTACGAAATATGCAGTCTAAGGCGATTGGAAAAGCTAAAGCTTCTGGCGAAGACATTAAGTCTTTATTAAAGAATGTTTCAGATTTAAGTACTAAGTTGAATTTGGCAAAATCAAATTTACAATTGATTCAATCTGAGATTGATGTAATTGTTTTATCGATGCCTAATATTCCTCATCATTCTGTACCTAATGGTAAAAGTGAAGAAGATAATATTGAGGTATCAAAATGGGGTAAATTAGTTAATTATGATTTTGATGTAAAAGACCATGTTGATTTGGGTGCGATGTATGGACTAGATTTTGAGACAGCAGTTAAGATTTCTGGTGCTAGATTTTCTGTTATGACTGGGAAAATTGCACGTTTGCATCGTGCATTGACACAATTTATGTTAGATCGACATAGTGAAGTTAATGGCTATACTGAGGCTTATGTGCCTTATTTAGTGAATACAGAATCCTTAATTGGCACAGGTCAGTTGCCAAAGTTTGAAGCTGATTTATTTAAAACATATTTGCATGGTGAGAAGGGGGAAACAAAGACATTGTATCTAATTCCAACTGGTGAAGTGCCCGTGACTAATATGATGCGTGATATGATTATAAAAGAGAATGATTTACCTCTTAAATTTGTGACTCATACACCTAGTTTTAGATCAGAAGCAGGTAGTTATGGACGATATACTCGCGGCCTTATTCGTCAACACCAATTTGAAAAAGTTGAGTTAGTACAGGTAGTTAAAGCACAAGATTCGTACCAAGCTTTAGAAGTATTAACTACACATGCTGAAGATATCTTACAAGCATTAGAATTGCCTTATAGAAAAATTAGCTTATGTGCAGGAGACCTTGGTTTTTCTGCTACTAAAACCTATGATTTAGAAGTGTGGCTACCTGGACAAAATGTTTATTGTGAAATTTCTTCTTGTTCTTGTTTTGAAGACTTTCAGGCACGACGTTTGCAATTAAGGTATAAAAACAAAGAAACTAATAAATTAGAATTATTACACACATTAAATGGCTCAGGATTAGCAGTTGGTAGAACTTTAGTGGCGGTTTTGGAAAATCATCAGCAAGCTGATAGAAGTATTAAAATACCATTTGTTTTACAGAGTTATATGGGTGGTTTGGAAGTTATGAATTAA
- the trxC gene encoding thioredoxin TrxC codes for MIAICLNCNRLNNIPKNKLKNKPNCGNCKNPIYSGQPINVSGIQLTRAIEKTDELLVVDFWATWCGPCKTFAPTFKQVTTQLEPKARFIKIETEKEQVISTKHNIRSIPTLAIFKDGKEIERISGSLSAPDFINWVNQYT; via the coding sequence ATGATTGCAATATGCCTAAACTGTAATAGACTTAACAACATTCCAAAAAACAAATTAAAAAACAAACCTAATTGTGGTAACTGCAAAAATCCAATATATAGCGGTCAACCTATTAATGTAAGTGGTATACAGCTTACTCGTGCAATAGAAAAAACTGATGAATTATTGGTGGTTGATTTTTGGGCAACCTGGTGTGGTCCCTGCAAAACATTTGCTCCTACTTTTAAACAAGTGACAACACAACTTGAACCTAAGGCCAGATTTATCAAAATTGAAACTGAAAAAGAACAAGTAATTTCTACTAAACACAATATTCGCTCTATTCCAACATTAGCCATTTTTAAAGATGGTAAAGAAATAGAACGCATTTCTGGTTCACTAAGTGCCCCAGATTTTATTAATTGGGTTAATCAATATACATAA